A window of Candidatus Dormiibacterota bacterium contains these coding sequences:
- a CDS encoding DHA2 family efflux MFS transporter permease subunit encodes MMEQRSVVEFGWRRIIVSLAVISATLLEIIDTTIVNVALPNIQGNYGVAVDQGAWVVTGYIIANVIVIPLTPWLAARFGRRQYFFASIVIFTIASLMCGLSGTFEQLVFWRIVQGLGGGGLISTAQAILRDTYTIKEQGKAQGIFAMGVIVGPALGPVLGGWITDNLTWRWAFYINIPVGIAAALLVWFYLRNPLKPTYRRLDWIGLGLLAAGLGSMQYVLDQGQTYDWLSDPNIRLFTALAAIALVGFVVWTLRSKIPVVDLRVLRLRQVAAGSILGGVLGVSLYGSILVLPQYLQGSLGFTATLSGLTILVRAAAVMIFTPITAALAGRGVIDPRISTAIGFVLLAVSNWMLANVTTPQSDFGTFIASLVISGIGLSQIFVPLSIAVIGGVPDKDVAATSAFFNLSRQVGGSIATAVLVTLLVRGVSVHQTELAASINLASPATASYLAANGGAHSTSALANLEGMIAGQAQVQSYADTSRITAIITILLAPLVLLLNKPRLGGSIPAE; translated from the coding sequence ATGATGGAACAACGAAGCGTGGTCGAGTTCGGCTGGCGCAGGATCATTGTGAGCCTCGCCGTGATCTCGGCGACGCTCTTGGAGATTATCGACACCACGATCGTCAACGTCGCCTTGCCGAACATTCAAGGCAATTACGGGGTCGCGGTCGATCAGGGCGCTTGGGTGGTAACCGGGTACATCATCGCCAACGTTATCGTTATTCCGCTCACGCCATGGCTGGCGGCGCGTTTTGGCCGGCGGCAGTATTTCTTCGCATCGATCGTCATCTTTACCATCGCCTCGCTCATGTGCGGACTCTCCGGAACGTTCGAGCAGTTGGTGTTTTGGCGCATCGTGCAAGGACTCGGCGGCGGCGGGCTGATTTCGACGGCTCAGGCGATCTTGCGCGACACCTACACCATCAAGGAACAAGGTAAGGCGCAGGGCATCTTCGCGATGGGCGTTATCGTCGGGCCGGCGTTGGGGCCGGTTCTAGGCGGATGGATTACGGATAATCTCACCTGGCGGTGGGCGTTTTACATCAATATTCCGGTTGGCATCGCGGCCGCGTTACTGGTCTGGTTCTACCTGCGCAATCCGCTCAAGCCGACGTATCGGAGACTCGATTGGATCGGTTTGGGATTGCTGGCGGCGGGCTTGGGCTCGATGCAGTACGTGTTGGATCAAGGGCAGACCTACGATTGGTTGAGCGATCCGAACATCCGGCTCTTCACCGCGCTCGCGGCCATCGCGCTGGTCGGATTCGTCGTGTGGACCCTGCGCTCGAAAATCCCGGTGGTGGATCTGCGCGTGCTGCGTCTGCGACAGGTGGCGGCGGGCAGCATCCTGGGCGGAGTGCTCGGCGTGAGCCTCTACGGCTCGATCTTGGTCTTACCGCAATATCTGCAAGGATCGCTGGGGTTTACGGCAACGCTCTCCGGCCTGACGATTCTCGTACGCGCGGCGGCGGTGATGATTTTTACGCCGATCACCGCCGCACTCGCGGGGCGGGGCGTGATCGATCCACGCATCTCCACGGCCATCGGCTTCGTGCTGTTGGCGGTCTCGAATTGGATGCTCGCGAACGTGACGACGCCGCAATCGGACTTCGGCACGTTCATCGCATCGCTGGTCATCAGCGGTATAGGCCTCTCGCAGATCTTCGTCCCGCTTTCGATCGCGGTCATCGGCGGCGTTCCGGATAAAGACGTAGCCGCAACCTCGGCGTTCTTCAACCTTTCGCGTCAAGTCGGCGGCAGCATCGCTACGGCGGTGCTGGTGACGCTCCTGGTACGCGGCGTCTCGGTCCATCAAACGGAACTGGCTGCTTCGATCAATCTCGCCAGCCCCGCGACGGCATCGTATCTTGCGGCAAACGGGGGTGCTCACTCGACCTCCGCGCTCGCCAATCTCGAAGGCATGATCGCCGGTCAAGCGCAGGTGCAATCGTACGCCGACACCTCGCGCATTACCGCGATCATCACCATCCTTCTCGCTCCACTCGTCTTGCTACTCAATAAGCCGCGATTGGGCGGTTCCATTCCGGCTGAATAG
- a CDS encoding HlyD family secretion protein — protein sequence MDTREANQEHTSSPTQANGRGVASSDSTERTGPRKRVIFGIVGGILGILLIIWGVKWFMYARLHEGTDDARVDSDAYAVTSKINEKIDAINVDTNDSVKKGQVLIVLDNQIEQAQLEQAQANYDLATANQRTNTTQGQGGVAQAQGNVASAQAQVPVVQAGVAQAEAQLRASQSQLPAAQAAYAQALANYNRTKSLVATGDMARAQLDAATSQEAAAAAQLRSARDNISVAQANLNAAQQRVGATVAQVGAAQGGATTAQGKLLQASDPSQVEAAKAQLDIAKRNLGYTRIVSPIDGFVGEKSADVGQTVSAGMTLMTLIPANKIFVTANFKETQMGDMRVGQPADITVDAYKGTTFHGHVLSINPASQNTYALVPAQNATGNFVKVTQRIPVRISIDDPKASMPLRPGMSVEANVKVRS from the coding sequence ATGGACACGCGCGAGGCAAATCAAGAGCATACCAGTTCGCCCACGCAAGCCAACGGCAGGGGTGTGGCTTCCAGCGATTCCACGGAGCGCACCGGACCGCGCAAACGCGTCATCTTCGGGATCGTCGGGGGCATCCTGGGCATCCTGCTCATCATATGGGGCGTCAAATGGTTCATGTACGCGCGCTTGCACGAGGGCACCGACGACGCTCGCGTGGATAGCGATGCGTACGCCGTTACCAGCAAAATTAACGAGAAAATCGACGCGATCAACGTCGATACCAACGATAGCGTCAAGAAGGGGCAAGTTCTGATCGTTCTCGACAATCAGATCGAGCAGGCCCAACTCGAGCAAGCGCAAGCGAACTACGATCTCGCGACGGCCAATCAGCGCACGAACACGACGCAGGGCCAGGGTGGCGTCGCCCAAGCGCAAGGCAACGTCGCCAGCGCCCAAGCGCAGGTCCCCGTCGTGCAGGCCGGCGTCGCGCAGGCCGAGGCGCAACTCCGTGCCTCGCAGTCTCAGTTGCCCGCAGCGCAGGCCGCCTACGCGCAAGCCCTCGCTAATTACAATCGCACCAAATCGTTGGTGGCAACCGGCGATATGGCCAGGGCGCAACTCGATGCCGCGACCTCGCAAGAGGCCGCAGCGGCGGCGCAATTACGGAGCGCCCGCGACAACATCAGCGTCGCGCAGGCAAATCTCAACGCCGCACAGCAACGCGTCGGCGCAACCGTCGCGCAAGTCGGCGCAGCCCAGGGCGGTGCCACGACCGCGCAAGGCAAGCTGCTCCAAGCCTCCGACCCGAGCCAGGTCGAAGCCGCGAAGGCGCAACTCGATATTGCCAAGCGCAATCTCGGCTACACGCGGATCGTTTCTCCGATCGACGGTTTTGTCGGCGAGAAGAGTGCCGACGTCGGCCAGACGGTTAGCGCCGGCATGACCTTGATGACGCTGATCCCCGCGAATAAGATTTTCGTCACGGCGAATTTCAAAGAAACGCAGATGGGTGACATGCGCGTCGGACAGCCTGCCGATATTACGGTCGACGCTTATAAGGGAACGACGTTCCACGGCCACGTGCTTTCGATCAATCCGGCCTCGCAAAATACCTACGCGCTCGTACCCGCACAGAATGCGACCGGCAACTTCGTGAAGGTTACGCAACGCATCCCCGTGCGCATTTCGATCGACGATCCGAAGGCGAGCATGCCGTTGCGGCCCGGCATGAGCGTCGAAGCCAACGTGAAAGTTCGCTCGTAG